TGTGCAGCCATCACTCGGTCCTTTATTAACAGAGACATGTTACTGAGCCTGCAGCTCTTTGGCCCTTTTTTCATCCAGAATGAAGGGAGATGGCAGTGTCCTCCCTTTCAGCAGTTTCTCCAGCCCCTggcagaggagggagatgaGGTTAAATTACAGCGCTGTGTTCAGTAAGAGTCAGTTAGGAAGGAATAATTCTCAAGATGtaacactgaaaatgaaagcaatGTATTCATTGtgcaaaatgattttaaatgcaAGCTGAGaacattgaaaatgtattattaaatcAAGGAACTGCAAACTCAAGGTTTCCAGTTTAACACTACAACTAAACAATTAGATTTGGCCTATTTTTATAAAGTGAAACTTTTGGCCTCAATGTTTAAATTAATCTGTGGGCACATTCGTGTCCTCACCTCTCCAAAGTAGGAGACCAGTGGTGAAATCTCACATCGGGCTGCCTGATTGTCCCCTGCAGATACActgggaagaaaaacacacgcacatttTTAGATTTCAAGGacaggttcagttttcaatcaACACTCACAAGCGTGTTAAGAGTTAGTTGTCACTGTGATCATATTTCTTTCTGTGTTATCCCTGTTCATTGGATCTCCTCAATGCCAGTGCgggctgaaaacaaaaaactatcCTTAAATATCAAAGTAAACAGACCACCACATTATGTGGTATATGTAGTTCACATAAATTCAGTTTCATattcttatttttaaattacTCTGAGACATGGGGAATTCTACTCGATGTATGAAAAGTGATTTTACAGTCAGATCTGCATTTTCCTCCATGCATTTCATGATATCCAATCACACACCTTTGCTCCATTATATCATTCTGCTAGCTACTATGATCCATGATGTAAGGACCTTATGTTTATATGTGATGGGAGGGGTTGACCGGTTGCCCCAAAGAATATTTGATTGGTGAAAATTGATGGATATGCTCGACAGGATGAGTACAAGTGTAACAGATaagtggtgtgtgtggtttgaTTATGTTACGTAGCTAGTGCTGGAACTATTTCCTGAGCGTGCACACTGACTCCCAGGAGTCTTGTTGTCACCTTGAGGTTGCCGGACAACCAGCAGAGACTCGTGGAATTCACTACACCTGGCCATGAAATACCTCCAGCAGGTATCTCTCCATAAAACCACAAGTTGTCACTATTTCCATTTGTGTGCTcaccaaacaaacattattaaatgtgcaatatgtaagaatttgcaaTCTGCTGAATTCACTCTCAATACAAAAAGGAGGCAGCATATCAAAGTAAAAccaactgctgccaactgtaacTGACGTTAGCTATGTAGCTCTGTGGACTGTACTGGGAGCTTGAAGCACCAGAGAAGTGTAGGTGTTTACACTACTAGCACAGGATGTTTGGACAGgctggctggttagcatgctaacatggtttgtaacacaatacatagatcGTCAAaacttcttcacattctgaCGATAATTTCAGTTACATTGTTACTTTTTCAACgcaaatttttacatattgcaccttacAGAGAGCTAATTAGTGAGTTTTGGACAAAACCAGACTAGCTATTCCCCCGTCTTCTGAGCCTAAATACCATGCCCACCTTCACCACCCAAGGATATGTGGTTTTGTATGCACAGCATTGTAAAGCCCTGGAGGAAAATTAGTGATTTCCGACTATGTAGAGTAAATTAATTTTACTtgattttcttccttttttcacaaatgttaATGGTTCCATTTGTGCTTTTCCTGTCACCAATCAGAACGTCTGCCGTGAATAGTGTCTGATCTATTCCCCACCAATAGCAGGCCTTTTTGTTACTATTCTGAGCAGAGTTAGGGTTCAACAAAACGACATCACCCAAGTCAGAATGCTCACAATTCCATTCCCTCAATGCTTTCCCCTGCCCCCACCAGAGTCACATTTACTAATGTGACCCTGGTGGATTCCTGTCTAATCAGCCCCGGATCAAGCACAGACGAATCTGATAAAGCAACATGTGAAATGTATAGTTGTTAATAAAGTAGTGTCAATCGTATTCTGATGTGCACTGGAATATTGACTTTTTGGTCCACTGCAGTGTACCCAGCACCAGCTGGCACCAAGAAGAGAAGCACTGCTCTGTACGGGTTATCTTTTAGTCTTTTAGTTTTTTGACATTATCTGGTACTGCAGGGTGTATATAagaacattttcctctgacctAGCTGTAGGAGGTAGGGGATTCCCATGTTCATCCAACAGCGTGGCTCCTGCAGCTGTGGCCCAGCGACTGTGCTGCGCCAGCAGTGAGTTTCTGGCTGTGGTGGGGCTGTCAGTGGCTGCTCCATCGGCATTTTTCAGCGGGGAAAACTCATCCTCCCTCAACACCTCAAACACAACAAAGCTCCTTCCAAAGACAGAACAGAAAGTAAATGTGTTAACTTGCCGCAGAGACACTGTGGTAAGACTCAAAAAAACCCAGCAGATTTTAAAAGCTGAATACCTTGAGAATggaaatacatcaaaaacaaaTTTCTCCATCTTTATGCCATTGGGTTGGGTGGGTGTAACATGATTGCCGCACATGTCCACAAAGGGCACTTTCTTGAGTGCAACGTGTTGTCTCAGTTGGCCTTTAAATTTCCTGAagggtaaaaaataaaaaaatagcaaGGAATCAAAAGCAGTTTTTACAGGACCTAACAATGAAGGAACAAAGACAGATTACATATGAGCTTTGTGTTCTGCGGCCATATATTTCCACAGCTGTGTCACAGAAGTTTGGCCATTCATTTTTGTACCTCAGTCTGGTCAGTAGTTACTGTAGGTTATCACAACAATACGTACACATGTACCATTTCACACCATCTGGCAGAAATCAGTGCTCTGAAGGTCTCAGAGATTACTTGACTACATTTTGTGTATTGTCCCCTGATAACCCCATAGACATTCTGTatgaaagtaaataaacaacaaaataattgaTTAAGCCTCAAACAAATTTGAATatcattaataaaacaacatgattattgcacagATGTGCTTTGCATTGGTTACAATAAAAGGCCAGCTTCGGGGTATCTTTAACAGAAAACCCATATTTGTAACCCTAGTCATGTGCAGTCCATATTTCCGTACATAATAAATGTCTTTTGCAAGATAAAACTacacattttagagtggccttttattgtgtcCAGTCTGaagcacacctgtgcactaatcatgTCGTTTAATCAACATCTTGCTATGCCACAactgtcaggtggatggattatcttggcaaaggaaaagaaaaatacgagcaaaaaataaaattgttttgtttatatatatttttgtaaaaatgttttgtaattgaccacaaatcacatgaaaaaccaaaaccaacagcTTAGTCCGTCTCTACTCTGTCTGTGACAAGCCCATTGGTTTCCTCTCAAGACGAAAACGAGTCACAAATatggacttttattttatattaaatcaGCAAAATGATTTCCCAAAACAGCTTCCCACTATAACTTTTAATAAACATTACTCAAATGGGCCAAACTAGTGCATATTtaggggactattttcagctgcagattaatCCACACTTGGTTccttagctgctaaatgttcaaATGCTCACTCGAGCACCAAGTATTTTCCTCAGAAGTTGGTAgaaaccaaaacagagctacaaGACAGTGACTACTGGCCAGAAACAGGGCTCCTAATAAGTGCTTATGTTTGTCTGTAACTGCTGGATTTGTAAATGAACAATTGATCGCAAAAAAATTTCACCATATCAAGTTTACATGACAATGTTCATGCAGGTTTAACTTAGATTCTAGCATGCAGATATGGTGAGTCCTATTCAACTTTGCAAATCAATATGTCAGTGTGTCGTTGTCAGATTGATCTCACTCGCTGTGCTTAGCGAACACTCTTACTCTGCGACATCCTGCAGGAAAGCCCTGGTAAAGAAGTGATTGCAGATGTTTCCAGCTCTGTACACCAGCTCTCCTCCAGGTCCTCGGAGCTCAGCAGTCTTTTGTTGGATCTCGCTGTACTCCACCACCTGGGCGACACCTCGCACCCTGCAAACCACGCCCACTGGCTCGGTAGGGTAGGCCTTCTCCACCACCTGACACGGGGAAACAGGAGTCGCAATATGGGCTTTTTCTACTGctggatattttatttttaatttaaatgcacaatatgtcatttctgccactaggggtctctcaatagcttctttttttagatatttttttggCTTTTAGCCTTCATCAGGTAGAACAGCTAAAGAGTGACTAGGGATGGGGAGAaagaggggatgacatgcagcaaagggccacagctTGGAATTGAAACTAAGCACCACCCAGATGAGCCATCAGGGCGCCCCACACACAACGTTACCTCCAGTAAACTTAAGGATTTcactggtttgaacattgttggacaCATTTGGGACAATGGAGgtgcacaactcaacaacaaacGGAACAAAGGTCGAGtttatgcagaaatgttacatctTTAATTCTTCCTTTGAGATTAATTGTTACCAAAAATATTACATCGTTGGACTACTTTGAAGGGATGGCTTTTGTGTGGCAGAGGACATAAAGGTTTGTTTTGGAACCACAGTCCAGTCTGTTACAGCGTCTCACTGTTGAAACCAACTATTAGTTAGTAAAACTGATATGTCTGTTTTGAGAAACTGAATAGAAGTTGATCTTACTTGTTGTATCTCTCGACAGAGAACATTTAGGCGGCTTGTTCTACTAACTGAAGActttaaatgaaacacactgtggCTGTTTACAGATTGAGACGGTAATATGATCAGAGACATGAAGCTGGGACCTGTACGGTTCACTCTATTTATCTAACAGTTCTTAGCTGAAAATAAGAGACTGGCTgcatctttttaatatttaccatTTCTATAACATAACTAttcttctctgcctctttcttctTGTGTGGCCTGTGGCTCAGGAGCCACTTGGTGACACCTCAGCCTGCTCAGTcatcctcctggatccacactcttcacatatattttgtAATCTATTTGTAGCAGATATTTTATCATTGTAATCTGTATATACTGTGattctgttctgttcatgtGACACCTTTTGCACATCTGTCTGTAATCTGTTAATCAAAAGGATGCCTCCCATCATCAACATTCtcaaatttcttttttcaactCTCAGGAAAAAAGCatgtaaatcatttttatctgttgtattacattacattacattacattacattatattacactatattatattatagtaCTCTACCTTGGCTCCACAGTCGGCCCCTTTGCTCACACAGAACCCGATAAACACTGGGTCGGCCATCTTGACCAGGATGTTGTCCACACAGTAGACATGCAGGTACTCCACTCCCCTCTTCTTCATGTCCTCCAGCACCTTGTTGTCCACCAACGCCTGGTACAGACCACCATTCCCATCTGACAGCGGGGAGAGAGGTCTTGAAACATGACTCATTTGCTCAAACTATCCAAAGCACACATCAGTAGCAATAGATAAAACCAAAGAGATTTCATGGATATTTGTGTGTTCTGAAGGAGCTGATGTGCACCTACCTGGGGCCATGGCTATCTTTCCTTTACCCTGCAGGATGACCTTTTCATCAAAGTCCACTGCTGGGATCATCCTTTGCTCAAACATGACAATGTTTGATGACTCCAGACCAAAAAAGTTGTTCTCCTTGAAGAACTTCTCAGTAGGAGCCAGAGTGAACTCACTGGTCATTATGTACCTGAAGAgtagcagcagcacagacaagAGGTCtaaatgttcaaatgtatatttatatttcatctcTATGATCTTAATGACATTATTAATCCTAAAAGTTCTCCAAGCATAAAGCAACAAGtcactttttcaccttaaaCTAACTCACtagcttcagaatcatgttgacTCTGGTACAGACCACATACActgtacagtgtcttgtaacagggtgaatggtgtctctgtcacttgtttctgctctatgtaacttcagtgagactgaaactgttacacacctgggatttgtatttaccacagagGTGTTGCACTCAGATCACACAGaatgacaatttctacataatgttgctttaactgcaGAGCTGAaaagtcatgtttgtgtcacttaacatttctttaagaCGCTATAATCAATACTTTTGTAAAAACAATTAATAACATGACTACTTATATGTGATAGATGTCACTCGTCGCAACAAACCcacaaataataattatcattAAATCTAGTTTCCCTCAGCTCCACAGAACTCTGAAGCATCAGCTAACTGTTCTGGTTCAGTCTCACAGCTCTTATCAGCGTTGTTTCCAGAGCAACAGGCTGCTGATGAAAACATCCAGTGTACACtgcctgctcagcaccaaacagcagacagacaaagtaagcgtctagctggtgaacaaagtgataacccccgagatcccaaattcatttgaaaagacttCATTTACACCCGTGACATGTGGCCGAGTTTGATGGGGTGTGTGCGGTGACACGATTTCGGCTTTAAAAAGGGGTTTTAAATAACGTGTTTCAATTTtagatctcggggcttctggagacttggattactgCAGACAAGATGTATGGAGCCATTGGGTGTTCTTTCTGTagttttttccatttcaaaacaagtctccagctacttcagttgtttagcagaatgctgcaacgccgttttgctgtgaagctccaaaaatgttttgtggactacgaaatttcacctgactttccatcagcatggagggaggagatgatgactgagttttcatttttgggtgaactgtttctttaaaggtgcaaacataTAATCATGAGTTAACAGCAGGTTTCAGCTGCACCCACGTGGCAAGAAATGATCATTTAATGCCAGCTTAACAGTAGCTGTGTTTCTGAGTTTGATAGTTTATGATACTCAAATGTCTGGGAGCTTATATCACCTTGTCAGCAGGAGCCTACACATGATCAGAGTAGTGGAAGAAGGTCCATCATATTATCTTACCATGGAACAGTGCATTTTGAGCCATGCTTTCTGTCTGACAGCTCCTGGATCTTGCGAATACGCTCTGCCTGGATCTGATACAGGGTTTTGCTGCTTGGTAGCCCAACGTTATACATCCCTTTGGGATACTGAACACCAAGACGGGTCCCCTGACCGCCGGCCAACAGCAGGACTCCCACACGATTCTCTGAGATTTTCAACAGCCCTGTCAAAATAGATTGGTGACATGAGCAGCGGCAGGATGTATATGAGTAAACTTTACTCAATTGTAATCTAGGCCTTTAAACTTCGCAACACTCAGCATACATACACCACACCTTTTGTCATATTGTATTAGTGAAAATTCTCAAAAACTTTAGAAACTGGCATTTAATCTTTAACATCTTACTGTTACTTTAACATGTTTCATAATGTACTGTAATAGCTGAATGTTCAAGATCAGCAGTTTCGAAACAATGTTGGCACACAACCCCTTGTACCAGGTCACGAGTCAAGGGCAGTTCATAAGCTCTCAGATCgtttcattttaatcatttcaagAGTCATGAAGACGCATGTCTCTGCCATTTCACAAGAAAGAGCAATGATTTAAGAAAGTCATTAAAAAATCTACGTAGTagaatttcttttcttcttttttactttcttgtTATCTTGTGCCCCTTGGATTTAGCCTGAGCCCCAGGTTGGGGCCGACTCTTTCAGCCCATTTTGCTTACCATTtttaaaagcaagaaaaagCTTGCACATTAGAGGAGTCTAGAGAGTGTCCAGTATTTGTATGTGGCTGCTCATCCAGTAACTGTGTTAaactttccttcttttttgGAGGTTTTTCTCCTTCTATACCCACACAGGTGTCTTCACTGACAGTGCCAGATTAGATCTCTTCTCGGGACAGTGTGGTCGTGTGCACACTGAACATGATTGACACTCTGCTGCTAGCTTTTAGCACCTGTGTTAGGACGAGACaaatagacccttttcacagcagacctTTTACCTGTCAGAGCTTCAGAGATTTTCTGAATCtgttgtgtcagtgtttctatTGGATTCTACACTGCCTGGTCAGGTCAGcacctggatttaactaagcaaTTGGTAAGAACCATCCActggataattactgcagtgattaatatgtttcagcaggcaacaagttatttaaaggAGCTATTTGTAATTTCCAACCACCTGCATTTaccaatagggggcagtatttcCCCCTTTCTCAAGGTTTAGTTCAAACCcttttttgccatttatcttatgtatttcatttgtttctttgcaaatTCATTATTGCGAGTACCCATATATTCAACATTGCTCAGTTGCAGTCTTGTGTTACACAATTAGTACTAAGTAAAACTTTTGGAGGTATACATTGATACTaaattctgagaacagctcattcTGTTGGTGTAACAACAGGTCTGTGTAAGCAGGCATACTACACAACCACGGCAACCTACATTTGAGTAAAGCTGGCACAAAAGCCTTTCCAGCAGGttggaatgtttcatttcagttattgtcaacacaaacagCCTTTCATGTTCTcacatttattacaaagtttacaacattcacaaaaatatcagtgcaatGGTGGACGATAAAATGCCACTCCTTTTTTAGAGGAAGGAATTTGCTGTGGTGTCTGGTGCATAAGAAATGTAGGGTTAATTACTGCAACAGTCAGGACCATAAATATATAACACAAAAAGGactgtacagttttgtgcaaACCTCTTCATCATGCGATGTGCAAACGTTCACAGTATAGAGAGTATGTGTCATGGGATGatggtcaaagatgtcagctgTAGTAATGTATAGAGACAGACGTCCACTGGGGGGGCTTGTTGATGAGAGCAGCTGCAGATGAGAATAAAGGGCCAGGTGGTAATTCATCACTCATTCATTACTACTGGGTCCATACAATCGCAATTTACAGTCAGCTGATGCAAATAAAGGCAACTTATAAGTGACAGCAGAGCAAGAATACAGCAGGTCAAAATAAGACTGCTGTCGTATGATCTTCACGTGTAGCGTTTGTGTATACAGTACgtttacattacatctgacttAGCTCAGCTTTAGCAACGCCACAGTACTTAGAAAACAATGACATCACGCTGACcattacagtttgtgttgtcattcgtTAACTAAAGACATGTTTCATTAAACAGACAAAGTTAGATTTTACTTACCGGTCTAAAGAACCGTTGTGAGTTCATCTTTTAGCGTGTGTTAGAAAGTCCTGACTAAATGTACTCCTGTTTAGCTTCTTTTTACGTcgcttcttttctctgctgtggctgGGTGTCTTTTCAGGAGCTGTTGTctgagatgatgataaaagttgCTTTTTTGGAGCCtctgcatctttgtgtttactgaagAACTTCCTGAGGCTGTTCCATCTACTCTGGGGTCGTTCCCTCCAGCCGGCTCCACTTCTTTATATTCTCCTGTGGCGCGCTAGaggctacagtgactcactatcaCCCCCCAGGCCAGACAGACAAACTTATTACAAAAAGAGACGGCCCGTCCTTTGGCTGTTTagcagtggatatctctgcaatacagtaCATAGGCATCTTGGACATAACGCCAGATCTGTTACCTCTTCACACTGTGTTGATAGGGTAAGTtcagtttttgaatgttttaaacttcaATTATGTCCAGATcttaaaaaatgcacatttaaccctaactgatgcattgagtagcttctcatttcttacaCAACCATGTCtgaagacatatcctgtggttGTGGAAGAGATGTTACTCTGTTTgagaagggtcaaattattggcctgcatcaagcaaagaaaacaactaaggagatgctgaaactactaaaattgggtTAAGAACTGTCCAACGCATTAAAACCTTATcttaaaataaattgaatttaaaaaattcatgtttggtgaaatcaaatggTATAAAAATAAGGTAGAACTCACGGCTATGattaatagtgaaagtaagagcatttccacacTCACAGTGtgaagagaactcaagggatttggactaaacagctgtgtagccttaggaaaaccacttatcagtgaggctaatctgaaaaaaaggcttcagtttGCTAGGGAGCAcaaagattggactctggagcGAAGGAAAAAcgtcatgtggtctgatgagtccagatttactcTGTTCCACAGTGATGGGCccatcagggtaagaagagaggtgGATGAAGTGATGCtcccatcatgcctagtgcctcccgtacaagcctgtgggggcagtgttatgatctggggttgattaggttggtcaggtctaggttcagcaACGATATGTGCCCaaaaatgaggtcagctgacgacctgaatatatatattttttcctccctgatGGCGCgggcatattccaagatgagagtccagacctgaaccccactgagaatctttgggatgtgctggagaagactttacaCAGTGTATTTTGCCCACATTTTGTTGACACTTAGAGAATGGGATATCATCAGTCAGAAATTTCCAATGTCTCTGACCCTGAATAGCAGGAATAATAAGTTGGCTGATGTGAGTGTTTTCACCTCAGCTGCTCCCAGAACAGCTCAGCTCAACCTGAGCAGAGGTCTAATAAGCCACTGgttgaaaacacctgtgtggatgTGCATGGCcattaaatagaaataaatgcataataacTTCTCATAGACTGGAATATTGACATTAAGCATCACTGCACCCTGTAATGGGACTGAGCAATTCTATATAGAGTATatcattatttatatttgatgtATTCTTggttttttattctgttttaaatcaagtccccatctgtgaagctccagaaatgttttgtgggctaccaaactttccatcagcatggggggaggagatgatgactgaatagGCATTTTTTGAGTGACCTTTAAACAGCTATAGCAATGAAACCATCTTAAAAGTTGACAGGAGAAATGTTTCTTGTCGAGAAGGGGCCCCAACCACACACTGCCTTTTTGTGAGGGGCCACAAGCCAAAGAGATTGTGAACCTCTGCTTTAATATTGaactatacagtatatgacatAGTACGatgtttccctctgaaatgtattgAAGTAGAAAGTAACATAAATGAAATGCTTaagaaaagtacaaatacctcaaaactgtactttgGTAGTACTTGAGTGTAGCATGTACTGTGTTACTTTCTGCAGGAGTAGTGCAGTGACTGATCAGGATTATTCATGTATTTTAGGTGCTTTATGGGGACACTGCAGGCAGCCATTGTTAATATGTCCCTCACATCTAGAGGTGCATAGCAGAGACACACTccatgttgttttcctcctggcACCAGCTCTTTCTTCTCTGACTGTACCCACTTCCCTCAGTGTTCACAGATTACCGTAATCCCCCTAATCACTGCGCCACTGTTGTTGGTACTCACCTTCATTTTCCCACTCCTCCAGAGCACTTTGGTCACTTTTCTTCACGCTGCCGATGAACTCTGGAGGGACCGGCTCCATGTGTTCGTCCAGCTTGCTTGGCAGGGAGGCTGCAGACCTTGCGGGGCTTTCACAGTGATCCTTCAGCCCGTCCAGGTCCAGCTGAGACAGCTCCTGGAGGAAActgtccctctcctcttcactcAGCTCCGACCAGAACTGCAGGACATGAGACTGTCCCGCGCTCTCTAAACCCTGCCTCACTTGCTCCAAGGAAAGCATAATGCGTCTCGGTAACAAGGCAAACCGTGGAGAAGTGTGCACGCATCCAAGCTCCTTGTCTGAGCAGGCTGCAGGAGTGTGGTAATAGTCCACAGGAAATGACTTGTGTGTCTGGGACAACTCGTGACTGCAGCTCTCGGATCCCAACACGGATCCTGTGGT
This portion of the Pagrus major chromosome 12, Pma_NU_1.0 genome encodes:
- the uap1l1 gene encoding UDP-N-acetylhexosamine pyrophosphorylase-like protein 1; the protein is MLSLEQVRQGLESAGQSHVLQFWSELSEEERDSFLQELSQLDLDGLKDHCESPARSAASLPSKLDEHMEPVPPEFIGSVKKSDQSALEEWENEGLLKISENRVGVLLLAGGQGTRLGVQYPKGMYNVGLPSSKTLYQIQAERIRKIQELSDRKHGSKCTVPWYIMTSEFTLAPTEKFFKENNFFGLESSNIVMFEQRMIPAVDFDEKVILQGKGKIAMAPDGNGGLYQALVDNKVLEDMKKRGVEYLHVYCVDNILVKMADPVFIGFCVSKGADCGAKVVEKAYPTEPVGVVCRVRGVAQVVEYSEIQQKTAELRGPGGELVYRAGNICNHFFTRAFLQDVAEKFKGQLRQHVALKKVPFVDMCGNHVTPTQPNGIKMEKFVFDVFPFSRSFVVFEVLREDEFSPLKNADGAATDSPTTARNSLLAQHSRWATAAGATLLDEHGNPLPPTASVSAGDNQAARCEISPLVSYFGEGLEKLLKGRTLPSPFILDEKRAKELQAQ